The stretch of DNA GTTTACGACAATTCCAGGACGATCTCACATCGGGCTTTGCAACCATATAAAGATATGTTTATATGGACTAGTTTGATCCCGTGGGATGAAGACGATGACGGATGACAGTCGGACAGAACAGCTTTTGGCGGCGCTGCGCGCGGTGGCAGAGCCCAGTCGGCTGCGTCTGCTGTTCATCATCTCCCACGGCGAGTTTAACGTCACCGAGCTCACGCAGATCATCGGACAGAGCCAGCCAAGGGTTAGCCGCCATCTGAAGCTATTGGTGGATGCGCGCCTCATTGAACGCCATCGGGAAGGCAGCTGGGTTTTGTTCCGGATGGCTGAACGGGAGGGGCCGGATCGGGAAATGGGTGGCGCCCTGGCCAGGATGATCGCCGATCTCCTGCCCGCGGATGATCCCATGCTGGCACGCGATCTTGCGCGGCTCGAAACCATTCGCGCCGAGCGCGCGGCAGCGGCGGCGGCGTATTTCCGGGCCAATGCCGGGGAGTGGGATCGCATCCGTTCGCTGCACGTGTCCGAGCACCGCGTCGAGGACGAGATGCGGCGCGTGCTCGGCAGCGCGCCAATCGACTCCTTGCTCGATGTGGGCACCGGCACCGGGCGCATTCTCGAGCTGTTCGGACCCCAGATTCGTCAGGGCATCGGCATCGACATGAGCCGCGAGATGCTGGCGGTGGCGCGTGCCCGGCTGGATGCGGCCGGCCTCAAACATTGCCAGATCCGGCAGGGCGACATCTACCACTTGCCCTATGCGAGCGGCAGCATGGACGTGGTGACCATCCATCAGGTGCTGCATTTTCTTGACGAGCCGGAGCGGGCCCTGGAAGAGGCGGTGCGTGTTCTCAAGCCAGACGGCCGATTGCTGGTGGTCGATTTCGCGCCTCACGAGCTCGAATTCCTGCGCGAGACCCAGGCCCATCGGCGCCTTGGCATCTCGGCCCAGCAATTTGCGACCTGGTGTCATCATCTCGGCTTCGATCAGATCGAAACCAGGGTGCTGCCGCCGCCTGACGATATCGACCAGGGGCTGACGGTCTCGATCTGGCTGGCACGCAGCAGTGCTGCCGTCTCCGAGACAGCGCCCGCGAATATGGATAGGCGCTCGGCGCAAAACGGCACGGCACCCAAGGTTCTGGGTGTGGACTGACATGGCAGCAACCCACGAGGGAGCGCATATGCAACACTCTTCTCCAACCGAATCAGCCAGCGGCGGCACTCCGCTTGCTGTCTCCTTCGAGCTGTTCCCGGCCCGGACGCCCGAGGCCGAGGTGGCGCTGCACGAGACAGTTGCGAAGCTTGCCAAGCTGGAGCCGCGCTTCATGTCGGTCACTTATGGAGCAGGCGGCAGCACGCGCGAGCCCACCTTGGGCATGCTCAAATTCCTGGTGCGCGATGCCAAGCTTCCGGCGGCCGGCCACCTCACCTGTGTCGGTTCGGCCTGCACCGCCGTCGATGAGATGGTCCAGCGCTATCTCGAGGCGGGCGTGAGCCATATCGTGGCCTTGCGCGGCGACCCGCAAGGAGGGCTCGATGAGCCCTACATTCCCCATCCCCAGGGCTATGCCAATGCCGCAGCCCTGGTGAAGGGCATCCGCGCCATCGCCGATGTGGAGATTTCGGTCGCCTCTTACCCCGAGAAACACCCGCAATCGCCGAGCGTCGAGGCGGAT from Rhodoligotrophos sp. CJ14 encodes:
- the metF gene encoding methylenetetrahydrofolate reductase [NAD(P)H], with the translated sequence MQHSSPTESASGGTPLAVSFELFPARTPEAEVALHETVAKLAKLEPRFMSVTYGAGGSTREPTLGMLKFLVRDAKLPAAGHLTCVGSACTAVDEMVQRYLEAGVSHIVALRGDPQGGLDEPYIPHPQGYANAAALVKGIRAIADVEISVASYPEKHPQSPSVEADLDMLAAKVDNGANRAITQFFFDNDLYYRYLDRVRARGIEIPVVPGIMPITNFSRVQSFATKCGAKVPAKLAERFAALGDDAAGQMMLAAETAAEQVADLREHGVGQFHFYTLNRADIIFSIYQQLGLDTARAERRAA
- a CDS encoding ArsR/SmtB family transcription factor codes for the protein MTDDSRTEQLLAALRAVAEPSRLRLLFIISHGEFNVTELTQIIGQSQPRVSRHLKLLVDARLIERHREGSWVLFRMAEREGPDREMGGALARMIADLLPADDPMLARDLARLETIRAERAAAAAAYFRANAGEWDRIRSLHVSEHRVEDEMRRVLGSAPIDSLLDVGTGTGRILELFGPQIRQGIGIDMSREMLAVARARLDAAGLKHCQIRQGDIYHLPYASGSMDVVTIHQVLHFLDEPERALEEAVRVLKPDGRLLVVDFAPHELEFLRETQAHRRLGISAQQFATWCHHLGFDQIETRVLPPPDDIDQGLTVSIWLARSSAAVSETAPANMDRRSAQNGTAPKVLGVD